A single window of uncultured Methanospirillum sp. DNA harbors:
- the cobA gene encoding uroporphyrinogen-III C-methyltransferase, which produces MTETTGKVYLVGSGPGGCGMLTLRAREVIDQAEVILYDQLPGDEVLASLPQTAELIDVGKYGDKHTRKQGEIEDLMIQRAREGKRVVRLKGGDPFMFGRGGEELETCREHGIPVEVVPGVTSAIAVPASVGIPVTHRKWASQVTVITGNEDPTKEESAIDWEWLARSRGTIVILMGVKNLPTIAETLIRFGREPETPVAVIERGLRPDQRETIGTLATIAERATAAGVRPPAVIVVGGVVEMYRSDEERMVRPQSSKSQ; this is translated from the coding sequence ATGACTGAAACAACAGGAAAAGTATACCTGGTCGGTTCCGGACCGGGAGGGTGCGGGATGCTCACACTCAGGGCCCGTGAAGTGATCGATCAGGCTGAAGTAATTCTGTACGACCAGCTCCCCGGGGATGAGGTACTTGCCTCCCTCCCACAGACTGCTGAACTGATAGACGTCGGAAAGTATGGGGACAAGCACACCAGGAAACAGGGTGAGATAGAAGACCTCATGATTCAGCGTGCCAGAGAAGGAAAGAGAGTTGTCAGGCTGAAAGGCGGTGATCCATTCATGTTCGGCAGGGGAGGGGAAGAGCTTGAGACCTGCAGGGAACATGGCATCCCGGTCGAGGTGGTTCCCGGGGTGACGAGTGCAATAGCGGTACCTGCATCGGTCGGGATACCTGTCACGCACCGGAAGTGGGCATCACAGGTCACGGTGATCACCGGGAACGAGGACCCTACTAAAGAAGAGTCTGCCATCGACTGGGAGTGGCTTGCACGCAGCCGTGGAACGATCGTGATCCTCATGGGCGTGAAAAACCTCCCAACGATAGCAGAAACATTGATCAGATTCGGAAGGGAACCGGAGACCCCAGTCGCAGTAATTGAACGCGGACTCAGGCCTGATCAGCGGGAGACGATCGGAACACTTGCCACCATTGCTGAGCGTGCAACTGCGGCAGGTGTCAGACCACCTGCTGTTATCGTCGTCGGCGGGGTTGTTGAGATGTACCGATCAGACGAGGAGCGGATGGTCCGGCCGCAGTCCTCAAAAAGCCAGTAA
- the hemC gene encoding hydroxymethylbilane synthase, producing the protein MHLKIGTRSSMLARAQAEKVAGLLQNEGITTELVFISTAGDEQTGVPLHEIGGQGVFVRALDDALKRGEIDLAVHSMKDIPAERPDGIVTSAILKRDSPADYVVTEKDRDAIRVIGTSSTRRTAQLQRHWSGISIRPLRGNVDTRLGKLREGEYDAIVLAEAGLQRLSLTLPGFRLEPTVHVPSTNQGTIAVVSRDEPTVTRALECIDDQATRTDTMIERAVMEKIGGGCYTPLGIYCKNRYLIAEVLSLEGDRIFRLERTISDPEEAQKFGDEVRESGRDLIDEAYERLGLSHD; encoded by the coding sequence ATGCATCTGAAGATCGGAACCAGAAGTTCGATGCTTGCACGGGCGCAGGCAGAAAAGGTTGCCGGCCTCCTGCAGAATGAGGGGATAACGACAGAACTCGTCTTTATCTCTACTGCCGGTGATGAGCAGACCGGTGTACCTCTCCATGAGATCGGCGGGCAGGGAGTGTTTGTCAGGGCTCTTGATGATGCCCTGAAAAGAGGAGAGATCGATCTCGCAGTCCACTCGATGAAAGACATCCCTGCAGAGCGGCCTGACGGGATCGTGACCTCAGCGATCCTGAAGCGTGACTCTCCTGCTGATTATGTCGTGACAGAGAAGGATCGAGATGCCATCAGAGTCATCGGCACCTCGAGTACCAGACGGACCGCCCAACTCCAGCGTCACTGGTCGGGGATATCGATTCGTCCGCTCAGGGGGAATGTTGACACACGACTTGGAAAACTGAGGGAGGGAGAGTACGACGCGATCGTTCTTGCCGAGGCGGGACTCCAGCGGCTCTCACTCACACTTCCCGGATTCAGACTTGAACCGACAGTCCATGTCCCGTCCACTAACCAGGGGACGATCGCAGTGGTGAGCAGGGATGAACCCACAGTCACCAGAGCCCTTGAGTGTATCGATGATCAGGCCACCAGGACTGACACCATGATCGAACGGGCAGTCATGGAGAAGATCGGTGGGGGCTGCTACACTCCGCTCGGGATCTACTGTAAAAACCGGTACCTGATCGCAGAAGTCCTCTCGCTTGAAGGTGATCGGATCTTCAGACTTGAGCGAACAATCAGCGATCCGGAAGAGGCACAGAAGTTTGGTGATGAGGTCAGGGAGAGCGGACGCGATCTGATTGATGAAGCCTATGAGAGGCTGGGACTTTCACATGACTGA